CGGCAAAGAAATGTGCATGGACAAGCTCATTGACGCGAATCCAGAAGAAATAAACAGAACCGTATTCCCGGCTGGGGTTGTTCTTCGCGTACCTGAGATATCAGTCTCTGTCGTTAACGATTTGCCTCCATGGAAGAAATGAATTATAATTGTACTACACAAAATGGAGGTGAGGAAGATGCGCCCAGTTACTGAAACTGAGATCGAAAGTGCAGCACGGAGGGAAAAGTTGCGTTGTATTGCTCGTTATGAAAGGGAACGTGAACTGAATCGACCTGGTATAATCTGGACCCTGATCCAGCTTATTGTCGGATTGTATCTTCTCAAACTTCTGTTTTTTTCAACGCCGTTCAGCTTGATAGGGGCGGTAATTGGAGTTGTGGCATCCTTATGCTGGGTATTCTTTCTTTTTTCTGAAAGACTTTACTAACGATAAGATAAGATAAAATGAATAGTAGATAAATGGGCCGCCCTTTAGGGCGGCTTATTTGTTGTGAGTGAGGTATTCGATGTCAGAATTTTACACAGCCTGCTACACTGCAATAAAGATAATTTATGAAGGGGTTAATATCTCTGCTGACATTGCCCCATATCTTTTATCCTTTGACTACACAGATAAATCTTCGGATGAATCAGACGATATCCAGATTACGCTCGAAGATAAAAACGGCAAATGGCT
The sequence above is a segment of the Cloacibacillus sp. genome. Coding sequences within it:
- a CDS encoding tail protein X — protein: MSTYTTKQGDMWDMICYRLFPDVGKEMCMDKLIDANPEEINRTVFPAGVVLRVPEISVSVVNDLPPWKK